The Triticum aestivum cultivar Chinese Spring chromosome 3A, IWGSC CS RefSeq v2.1, whole genome shotgun sequence genome includes a region encoding these proteins:
- the LOC123063494 gene encoding (DL)-glycerol-3-phosphatase 2, translated as MFQAARAHLAGAIIRSAGRAQQPREIRTPKSPRSLSFPRAAMASVDAGEGQAAPAPRATVSHVIFDMDGLLLDTEGFYTEVQEKILARYGKVFDWSLKAKMMGKKAAESARIFVDECGLAGLLTPEQFLEEREGMLQELFPSCAVLPGVVRLIHHLHANEIPICVATGSHKRHFALKTQNHQEMFALMHHVVMGDDPEVKAGKPSPDIFLAAMRRFEGNVEPSKCLVFEDAPSGVGAAKNAGMYAVMVPDPRLDVSYQKDADQVLSSLLDFNPTEWGLPPFKE; from the exons ATGTTCCAAGCTGCACGAGCTCACCTCGCTGGAGCAATCATCCGGTCGGCTGGACGAGCTCAGCAGCCGCGCGAGATCCGCACGCCGAAATCCCCCAGATCTCTCTCCTTCCCTCGCGCGGCAATGGCATCGGTGGACGCTGGCGAGGGGCAGGCAGCGCCGGCGCCCAGGGCCACCGTCTCACACGTCATCTTCGACATGGACGGCCTCCTCCTCG ACACGGAGGGGTTCTACACGGAGGTGCAGGAGAAGATCCTCGCGAGGTACGGCAAGGTGTTCGACTGGTCCCTCAAGGCCAAGATGATGGGCAAGAAGGCCGCCGAGTCGGCGCGCATCTTCGTCGACGAGTGCGGCCTCGCCGGCCTGCTCACCCCGGAGCAGTTCCTCGAGGAGCGCGAGGGCATGCTGCAGGAGCTCTTCCCCTCCTGCGCCGTCCTGCCCG GGGTAGTACGATTGATTCATCATCTCCATGCAAACGAAATACCTATCTGTGTCGCGACAGG ATCCCATAAACGTCATTTTGCACTGAAGACACAGAACCACCAGGAAATGTTTGCCTTGATGCATCATGTTGTCATGGGGGATGACCCAGAGGTGAAGGCTGGCAAGCCATCTCCTGATATTTTCCTTGCTGCCATGAGAAGATTTGAG GGTAATGTAGAACCAAGTAAGTGCTTGGTCTTTGAAGATGCGCCATCAGGTGTAGGAGCAGCTAAGAATGCTGGCAT GTATGCAGTGATGGTCCCAGATCCGAGGCTGGATGTTTCGTATCAGAAAGATGCTGACCAAGTCCTCAGTTCCCTGTTAGATTTCAACCCGACCGAATGGGGCTTGCCACCTTTTAAAGAGTAG